In Helicobacter bilis, a genomic segment contains:
- a CDS encoding FkbM family methyltransferase codes for MGIISKEIDGNKEVRKILGIPLLTTHKKQIRNSIRKRYKLFGIPVYQRKKKKYSNESILLNMQEKVNRVEYLIDSLWLSNLQNETFCGQLGQDALAYSILHKKKRGFFVDIGAHDGVNINNSYLFERLGWNGFCVEANPKTFEELKKNRKCDTYNLAIFSKNIGTTTLVASDSECSVLDTLELNLTQHHKGRLDELGQTKTFSVQTATFNEVMQNYPNIFHIDFMTLDVEGGEMEVLKGIDFDKYSFSVMTIEHNYTESKEQIIDFLHTKGYRVLLQNAWDIMFVKSLYVEYKY; via the coding sequence ATGGGTATTATCAGTAAAGAGATAGATGGCAATAAGGAAGTAAGAAAGATATTGGGTATCCCCCTACTCACGACACATAAAAAACAGATTCGAAACAGCATAAGAAAGCGATATAAATTATTTGGTATCCCAGTATATCAGCGTAAGAAGAAAAAATACAGCAATGAGAGCATTTTACTCAACATGCAGGAAAAGGTAAATCGAGTTGAATATCTCATAGATTCTCTATGGCTATCAAACCTGCAAAATGAAACATTCTGTGGGCAGCTTGGACAAGACGCCCTAGCCTATTCTATTCTGCATAAAAAGAAACGAGGCTTTTTTGTCGATATAGGCGCACATGATGGAGTGAATATTAATAATAGCTATTTATTTGAGCGACTTGGGTGGAATGGATTTTGCGTTGAAGCCAATCCAAAAACCTTTGAAGAATTAAAGAAAAATAGAAAATGTGATACCTATAACCTTGCGATTTTCTCCAAAAATATCGGCACAACAACCCTTGTAGCTTCAGATTCTGAATGTTCTGTGCTTGATACATTAGAGCTAAACTTGACACAGCACCATAAAGGTCGCCTTGATGAGTTAGGGCAAACTAAGACTTTTTCAGTGCAAACTGCAACTTTTAATGAAGTTATGCAAAATTACCCCAATATTTTTCATATAGATTTTATGACTTTAGATGTTGAGGGTGGTGAAATGGAAGTGCTAAAAGGCATAGATTTTGACAAATATAGCTTCAGCGTGATGACAATAGAGCATAATTACACAGAATCTAAAGAGCAAATAATAGACTTTTTACACACAAAAGGCTATCGCGTATTGCTACAAAATGCGTGGGATATTATGTTTGTAAAATCTTTATACGTTGAATATAAATATTAA
- a CDS encoding ankyrin repeat domain-containing protein: MKKIYVCLCFIFGILKANQYDYLLFSHVLSDVESGFDLKADVNARWQGNTPLYTAVKNNHLEIAYLLIMGGADVNAINHGKTALHEAVRNKNAYITQLLVTAGAKVNIQDESDGNTPLHYAALNSDRQTLNILTNAQGDMNTPNFQGITPAQIAMREITIPPIIIEDYNLAVSASAFKITNSAVIFNIRNLTNEPLVIFNTGLYLNGNLIASSQKPLTIPAGTTITNINTIPIGTHGIYALKVDKDGQVDIKAGFSIDYQAEGRMERAFNSTTMKLRLWNPPPKKQTKPRDSEK; the protein is encoded by the coding sequence ATGAAAAAAATCTATGTTTGTTTATGTTTTATTTTTGGAATCTTAAAGGCAAATCAATATGATTATTTGCTGTTTAGCCATGTTTTAAGCGATGTGGAAAGTGGCTTTGACCTAAAAGCTGATGTAAATGCTAGATGGCAGGGAAACACTCCCTTATATACCGCGGTGAAAAATAATCATTTAGAAATCGCATATTTACTTATCATGGGTGGGGCTGATGTCAATGCGATAAATCATGGAAAGACCGCATTGCATGAAGCCGTGCGTAATAAAAATGCCTATATAACACAACTCTTAGTAACCGCTGGGGCAAAAGTAAATATACAAGATGAGAGTGATGGTAACACGCCCTTGCATTATGCGGCATTAAATAGCGATAGACAAACGCTTAATATCCTTACAAACGCACAAGGCGATATGAATACTCCAAATTTTCAGGGCATAACTCCCGCTCAAATTGCAATGAGAGAGATTACAATCCCCCCAATAATCATTGAAGACTACAATCTTGCGGTAAGTGCAAGTGCGTTTAAAATCACAAATAGTGCGGTTATTTTTAATATTAGAAATCTTACAAATGAGCCTTTGGTTATCTTTAATACAGGCTTATATCTTAATGGTAACTTAATCGCAAGTAGTCAAAAGCCACTCACAATCCCTGCTGGCACAACTATCACAAATATTAATACCATACCGATTGGCACACATGGAATCTACGCCTTAAAAGTCGATAAAGATGGGCAAGTCGATATTAAAGCTGGATTTAGCATCGACTATCAAGCAGAAGGCAGAATGGAGAGAGCATTTAATAGCACAACAATGAAGCTAAGATTGTGGAATCCACCGCCAAAAAAGCAAACAAAGCCTAGAGATTCTGAAAAATAG
- the argB gene encoding acetylglutamate kinase: MKEWQDKAKILIESLPYIQLFRGKTMVIKYGGSAMLNEELQKSLIRDVALLHSIGFQPIIVHGGGKDIDKWLEVVKIERKFKDGLRVTDKDTMKIVEMVLNKISKDIVGMLCEFGVQACGISGKDGRMLQVRPKDSENLGYVGEVVHVDTTLVSAILQDGFVPVICPVGIGSDHNSYNVNADDAACAIAEALHAEKLVFLSDIEGVYEDYDNKDSFISELSLREAQNLIDTGKVSGGMIPKLQSCIHAIHNGVSRVHILDGRVQHCLLLEFFTNKGIGTAILKK; this comes from the coding sequence ATGAAAGAGTGGCAAGACAAGGCAAAAATATTAATAGAATCTTTGCCCTATATCCAGCTATTCCGTGGCAAAACAATGGTGATAAAGTATGGCGGAAGTGCCATGTTAAACGAAGAATTGCAAAAAAGTTTGATACGCGATGTAGCCCTACTTCATTCAATCGGATTCCAACCCATTATCGTGCATGGCGGGGGCAAGGATATTGATAAATGGCTAGAAGTCGTAAAGATTGAACGAAAGTTTAAGGACGGCTTAAGGGTTACTGATAAAGATACGATGAAAATCGTTGAAATGGTGTTAAATAAAATCAGTAAAGACATCGTGGGTATGTTATGTGAGTTTGGCGTGCAAGCATGCGGCATAAGTGGCAAAGATGGCAGAATGCTGCAAGTGCGACCAAAGGATAGTGAGAATCTTGGCTATGTTGGCGAAGTAGTGCATGTGGATACGACACTTGTAAGTGCGATTTTGCAAGATGGCTTTGTGCCTGTGATTTGCCCTGTTGGTATAGGGAGCGATCATAATAGCTACAATGTTAATGCCGATGATGCAGCATGTGCGATTGCTGAAGCCCTACATGCTGAAAAGCTTGTGTTTTTGAGTGATATTGAGGGCGTGTATGAGGATTATGATAATAAAGATTCTTTTATTTCAGAGCTTAGTTTGCGTGAGGCACAAAATCTTATCGACACAGGCAAAGTAAGCGGCGGTATGATACCAAAGTTACAAAGTTGCATACATGCTATTCACAATGGCGTTTCTCGTGTGCATATACTCGATGGAAGAGTGCAGCATTGCCTACTTCTAGAGTTTTTTACAAATAAAGGCATAGGCACAGCAATATTAAAGAAATAG